Proteins found in one Sphaeramia orbicularis chromosome 8, fSphaOr1.1, whole genome shotgun sequence genomic segment:
- the LOC115424883 gene encoding bryoporin-like, with translation MTTGGTTNTQKPQLQPDIDCKQRSNMSEKTEAAAAAAAAAAALGAVVTTGEAIAAASPTHRQCNVDITNACKDYSLSNPRMHLYSGHCAIPQSPFIDSGTSDVAVFVKTPHTARGSVGVITYDLQDNQTQLSTRKMAVMFSVPYDFNIYSNEYAVGIFDHSRECDKTLYNEMISGSGASFRGKKAKEPGSLIYEGGTFTIMATMSDAYQPVIKLRISQKI, from the exons ATGACCACTGGAGgtacaacaaacacacagaaacctCAACTTCAACCAGATATTGACTGCAAGCAAAG ATCCAATATGTCAGAAAAAACTgaagcagcagctgcagcagctgcagcagctgcAGCTCTGGGAGCCGTCGTTACAACCGGTGAAGCCATCGCTGCTGCTTCCCCCACCCATCGCCAGTGCAATGTCGACATCACTAATGCCTGTAAAGACTACAGCCTCTCTAATCCCAG GATGCACCTTTACAGCGGACACTGTGCGATACCTCAGTCCCCCTTCATTGACTCTGGAACATCTGATGTTGCTGTGTTTGTCAAAACCCCTCACACAGCACGTGGATCTGTCGGCGTCATCACGTATGATCTCCAGGACAATCAAACACAGCTGAGCACTAGGAAAATGGCCGTCATGTTCTCCGTGCCTTACGACTTTAATATTTACTCCAATGAGTATGCAGTGGGAATCTTTGACCACAGCAGAGAGTGTGACAAGACACTTTATAATGAGATGATAAGTGGATCAGGCGCATCATTTCGCGGAAAGAAAGCAAAAGAGCCAGGAAGTCTCATTTATGAAGGTGGTACTTTTACCATCATGGCCACAATGTCAGACGCCTACCAACCTGTCATAAAGCTGCGAATTAGTCAGAAAATTTAG